A section of the Verrucomicrobium sp. GAS474 genome encodes:
- a CDS encoding MFS transporter, producing MPSPTDSHPPEISRQIPPPTRKEIMAWCGYDFANSSFSTIIVTVVFSVYFTKIICADAGPGRADFLWGLAGTLSQSVALVLSPFLGAWADFRASKKRLLAISTAICCAGTLGLAVVGHGDILTAFFLFIVANIAFSLGENFNAGFLPELAKPEETGRISGYGWAFGYVGGLASLFVCLPLLKGGFTVENVPDLRLSILFTALFFALCALPALLILRDRSIPRILPARDIFRASFASVWETTKEIARRPLLRTFFSAFFLYTCGVTTVISWAAIYAEREIGFTGQNLIMLFLVLQISGSVGAFAFGFVQDKWGSLLTLRLTLVLWIGVIVAAYYCHSVNGFYLIGNLAGLGIGSLQSAGRAVVAYLAPPDRRAEYFGFWGLFSKLSAAVGPFVYGTVSAISGSQRIALLGTLVFFISGFILLGAPSLRHIHPRPEKA from the coding sequence ATGCCCTCGCCAACTGATTCCCATCCCCCCGAAATCTCGCGGCAAATCCCGCCCCCCACGCGGAAGGAAATCATGGCGTGGTGCGGCTACGACTTCGCCAACTCCTCCTTCTCCACGATCATCGTCACGGTGGTCTTCAGCGTTTACTTCACGAAGATCATCTGCGCCGACGCCGGGCCGGGCCGGGCCGACTTTCTCTGGGGCCTCGCCGGGACGCTCTCGCAAAGCGTCGCCCTCGTCCTCTCGCCGTTCCTCGGCGCGTGGGCCGATTTCCGCGCCTCGAAGAAACGGCTCCTCGCGATTTCCACCGCCATCTGCTGCGCCGGGACCCTCGGCCTAGCCGTCGTCGGCCACGGGGATATCCTCACCGCCTTCTTCCTCTTCATCGTCGCGAACATCGCCTTCTCCCTCGGGGAAAACTTCAACGCCGGTTTCCTCCCCGAACTGGCGAAGCCCGAGGAAACGGGGCGCATCTCGGGCTACGGCTGGGCGTTCGGCTATGTCGGCGGCCTCGCCAGCCTCTTCGTCTGCCTTCCGCTCCTGAAGGGCGGCTTCACCGTCGAGAACGTCCCCGACCTCCGCCTCTCCATCCTCTTCACCGCCCTCTTCTTCGCCCTCTGCGCGCTCCCCGCGCTCCTCATCCTGCGGGACCGGAGCATCCCCCGCATCCTCCCTGCCCGGGACATCTTCCGCGCCTCCTTTGCCAGCGTCTGGGAAACGACGAAGGAGATCGCCCGCCGCCCGCTCCTCCGCACCTTCTTCTCCGCCTTTTTCCTCTACACCTGCGGCGTCACCACCGTCATCTCCTGGGCCGCCATCTATGCGGAACGGGAGATCGGCTTCACCGGGCAGAACCTCATCATGCTCTTCCTCGTCCTCCAGATCAGCGGATCGGTCGGGGCCTTCGCCTTCGGCTTCGTGCAGGACAAGTGGGGCTCCCTCCTCACCCTCCGCCTCACCCTCGTCCTCTGGATCGGCGTCATCGTCGCCGCCTACTATTGCCATAGCGTCAACGGCTTCTACCTCATCGGAAACCTCGCCGGGCTCGGCATCGGCTCCCTCCAGTCGGCGGGCCGGGCCGTCGTCGCCTACCTCGCCCCGCCCGATCGCCGGGCGGAGTACTTCGGTTTCTGGGGCCTCTTCTCGAAGCTCTCCGCCGCCGTCGGCCCTTTCGTCTACGGGACCGTCTCCGCCATCAGCGGAAGCCAGCGCATCGCCCTCCTCGGCACCCTCGTCTTCTTCATTTCCGGCTTCATCCTCCTCGGCGCCCCTTCCCTGCGGCATATCCACCCCCGGCCCGAGAAAGCCTGA
- a CDS encoding DUF971 domain-containing protein → MSVGNTPLSSPLTPTRIEVIGDELAVAWNDGGESYLKLEPLRRHCPCASCGGEPDLLGHVRPLVTYREGSFALREWRVIGGYSLQLVWNDGHNTGLYTYAFLRKLNDALAN, encoded by the coding sequence ATGTCCGTTGGAAACACTCCCCTTTCCTCCCCCCTGACGCCGACCCGCATCGAGGTCATCGGGGACGAGCTCGCCGTCGCCTGGAACGACGGCGGGGAAAGCTACCTGAAGCTCGAGCCGCTCCGCCGCCACTGCCCCTGCGCCTCGTGCGGCGGGGAGCCCGATCTCCTCGGCCACGTCCGCCCCCTCGTCACCTACCGCGAGGGAAGCTTCGCCCTGCGGGAATGGCGCGTCATCGGCGGCTACTCCCTCCAGCTCGTCTGGAACGACGGCCACAACACCGGCCTCTACACCTACGCCTTTTTGAGAAAGCTGAACGATGCCCTCGCCAACTGA
- the hemW gene encoding radical SAM family heme chaperone HemW has translation MTDAIRHLYLHVPFCSRICPYCAFYVHRGGVGEQRAFVRALIAEAALARRSFAFDLETVFLGGGTPSLLPADEWGTLMAALPPRRVGAEVTLETNPITVTAEKAAAWREAGINRISLGVQSFDPGFLKVLGRDHTPEIVERSVALLRGAGFENLNIDLMFALPGEATGGFAATLRHALALRPDHISAYALTYEEDTPFFERLNRGEWLRDEAAEIEMFEGTARELDAAGLPFYEVSNYARPGFESRHNRAYWRGADYLGLGPSACSTVGTERWTNVKDTARHAAEVEAGRLPIGEREALSPETRRKERIMFGLRTREGIEKELLLSHDAAVAEATRDGLAEWREDHLVLTRQGRLLADSVAALFV, from the coding sequence ATGACAGACGCAATCCGCCATCTTTACCTCCATGTGCCGTTTTGCTCGCGCATCTGTCCCTACTGCGCCTTTTACGTCCACCGGGGCGGAGTGGGGGAGCAGCGGGCCTTTGTCCGGGCGCTGATTGCCGAGGCGGCGCTGGCGCGGCGGTCGTTCGCCTTCGACCTGGAGACGGTCTTTCTCGGCGGGGGGACGCCCTCGCTCCTGCCCGCGGACGAATGGGGAACGCTGATGGCGGCGCTTCCCCCGCGCCGGGTCGGGGCCGAGGTGACGCTGGAGACGAATCCCATCACGGTGACGGCGGAGAAGGCCGCCGCGTGGCGCGAAGCGGGGATCAACCGGATCAGCCTCGGCGTCCAGTCGTTCGATCCCGGGTTCCTGAAGGTGCTGGGCCGGGACCACACGCCGGAGATTGTCGAGCGGAGCGTGGCGCTCCTGCGCGGGGCCGGGTTTGAAAACCTGAATATCGACCTGATGTTCGCCCTGCCGGGGGAGGCGACGGGGGGCTTTGCCGCGACGCTCCGCCACGCCCTCGCGCTGCGGCCCGACCATATCAGCGCCTATGCGCTGACCTACGAGGAGGACACGCCGTTCTTCGAGCGGCTAAACCGGGGGGAGTGGCTCCGGGACGAGGCGGCGGAGATCGAGATGTTCGAGGGGACGGCCCGGGAGCTGGACGCGGCGGGGCTCCCGTTCTACGAGGTTTCCAACTACGCGCGGCCCGGCTTCGAGTCCCGCCACAACCGGGCCTATTGGCGCGGGGCCGATTACCTGGGGTTGGGGCCGAGCGCCTGCTCGACGGTCGGCACGGAGCGGTGGACCAATGTGAAGGATACGGCCCGTCATGCCGCCGAGGTCGAGGCGGGGCGGCTCCCCATCGGGGAGCGGGAAGCGCTCTCGCCCGAGACGCGGCGGAAGGAACGGATCATGTTCGGCCTGCGGACGCGAGAGGGGATCGAGAAGGAACTCCTCCTCAGCCACGACGCCGCCGTGGCGGAGGCGACGCGGGACGGGTTGGCCGAATGGCGGGAGGATCATCTCGTCCTGACGCGGCAGGGGCGGCTGCTGGCCGATAGCGTGGCGGCGCTTTTCGTATGA
- a CDS encoding DMT family transporter: MMADPQRERERTGRMLALLSASGFSLKAIFVKLAYAVEPGPVDTVTLLMLRMLLSFPAFVCLAWWATAGRNRERLTARDWAYLLGLAFLGYYLSSLFDFLGLLSISAGLERLILFVYPSMVLLMEAVWKRKPVPKRIWGAIAISYLGLVIAFWHDLRQVPNEAAVWIGGGWVLLATLTYSGYFLGMMHGVARIGSARLAGWSGALACGLVAAHFLAIKPEPWRVLASVPGAVWGWAGAMALVSTVVPIWLAALAVERLGAGRAAAVGMIGPALTIGLGWVILGEPWSVLQVVGLVLVIFGVSRMK, from the coding sequence ATGATGGCCGATCCGCAGCGGGAGCGGGAGCGGACGGGGAGAATGCTGGCGCTCCTCTCGGCGTCGGGGTTCTCGCTGAAGGCGATCTTCGTGAAGCTGGCCTATGCGGTGGAACCGGGGCCGGTCGATACGGTGACGCTCCTCATGCTGCGGATGCTCCTCTCGTTCCCGGCCTTCGTCTGCCTGGCGTGGTGGGCGACGGCGGGACGGAATCGCGAGCGGCTGACGGCAAGGGATTGGGCCTACCTGCTCGGCCTGGCGTTCCTCGGCTATTACCTTTCGAGCCTCTTCGATTTCCTCGGCCTCCTCTCGATCTCGGCGGGATTGGAGCGGCTGATTCTCTTCGTCTACCCCTCGATGGTCTTGCTGATGGAGGCGGTGTGGAAACGGAAGCCGGTGCCGAAACGGATCTGGGGGGCGATCGCGATCAGTTACCTCGGGCTGGTGATCGCGTTCTGGCACGATCTGAGGCAGGTGCCGAACGAGGCGGCGGTCTGGATCGGCGGGGGATGGGTGCTGCTGGCGACGCTGACCTATTCGGGCTATTTCCTCGGGATGATGCACGGGGTGGCGCGGATCGGGTCGGCACGGTTGGCGGGATGGTCGGGGGCGTTGGCGTGCGGATTGGTGGCGGCTCATTTTCTGGCGATCAAGCCGGAACCCTGGAGGGTGCTGGCTTCGGTCCCCGGCGCGGTCTGGGGCTGGGCCGGGGCGATGGCGCTGGTCTCGACGGTGGTGCCGATCTGGCTGGCGGCGCTGGCGGTGGAGCGGCTCGGCGCGGGCCGGGCGGCGGCGGTGGGGATGATCGGCCCGGCGCTGACGATCGGGCTCGGCTGGGTGATCCTGGGGGAGCCGTGGTCGGTGCTGCAGGTCGTCGGTTTGGTGCTGGTGATCTTCGGGGTCAGCCGGATGAAATAG
- a CDS encoding DUF2239 family protein: MSYSSHPTFTAFLGHRRIGTGSLRAVATAIKETHLEEEGIPVLIFDDEECQPVELDLRGTLAEVLERLPQEEAALAEPLPVAAPGPGRPKLGVVAREVTLLPRHWEWLARQPGGTSVALRKLVEQARHASEEPDRLWRAQEATYRFLSAVAGNLPGFEEASRAFFAKDKTALERHCAAWPKDVSDHTLHLAKRTCV, translated from the coding sequence ATGAGCTATTCATCCCATCCCACTTTTACGGCATTCCTCGGTCACCGGCGGATCGGCACCGGCTCCCTGCGGGCCGTGGCCACGGCGATCAAGGAGACGCACCTCGAGGAGGAGGGGATCCCGGTCCTGATCTTCGACGACGAGGAGTGCCAGCCGGTCGAGCTCGATCTGCGGGGGACCCTGGCCGAGGTCCTGGAGCGGTTGCCGCAGGAGGAGGCCGCCTTGGCGGAGCCGCTGCCCGTGGCGGCCCCCGGGCCGGGAAGGCCGAAGCTCGGCGTGGTGGCGCGGGAGGTGACGCTGCTGCCCCGGCATTGGGAATGGCTGGCGCGCCAGCCGGGCGGGACTTCGGTGGCGTTGCGGAAGCTGGTGGAGCAGGCGCGGCATGCGAGCGAGGAGCCCGACCGGCTCTGGCGGGCGCAGGAGGCGACGTACCGGTTCCTTTCCGCCGTCGCGGGGAATCTGCCCGGCTTCGAGGAGGCCTCCCGCGCGTTCTTCGCGAAGGACAAGACGGCGCTGGAGCGCCATTGCGCGGCGTGGCCGAAGGATGTGAGCGACCACACGCTCCACCTCGCGAAGCGTACGTGCGTGTGA
- the typA gene encoding translational GTPase TypA, with amino-acid sequence MEKIRNIAIIAHVDHGKTTMVDQLLRQSGTFRANQAQASTERVMDSMDLEREKGITIKAKNAAFQYKDYHINIVDTPGHADFGGEVERSLKMVDGVLLVVDSTDGPQAQTKFVLKKALAIGARPIVVLNKVDRENSRPNVVLDMVFELFLELNATDEQLDFPIVYASGKVGFASKTWPGHLTEEIRNGGMTALYDTIVEKIAPPVANPDKHFELLVANLDYSEYVGRIAIGKIYGGSVKVGDPMVCLHKDGRKTKGKVTQIMSHAGLAKIEIPEAFAGNIVGIAGIDEVYIGETITDKEDRTALEFVDIDPPTINMQILVNDSPLAGKEGKFLTARHIRDRLIKETRTNVSLIVKDTDSAAAYQVSARGEMQIAVLVEQMRREGFELMVSRPEVIYRKDEKGDTLEPIENLYVDIPQENLGDVLQAIAARKGEVTDMKHATKTVLVEAVIPTRGLIGFETDLVNLTRGTGIMSHIFKEYGPKRGEIVTRQNGVLVSMEGGEATGFAINNIQERGILFVAPGEECYEGMIVGENSRPDDMAVNPCKAKALTNMRSQGDGKGIQLQAPRVLTLERSLEYIAADEYVEATPTKLRIRKKILNEDQRRRTAKQSAS; translated from the coding sequence ATGGAAAAGATTCGCAACATCGCCATCATCGCGCACGTCGACCACGGTAAGACCACCATGGTCGACCAGCTCCTGCGCCAGTCCGGAACCTTCCGCGCCAATCAGGCCCAGGCCAGCACCGAGCGGGTCATGGACTCGATGGACCTCGAACGGGAAAAGGGCATCACGATCAAGGCGAAGAACGCCGCCTTCCAGTACAAGGATTACCACATCAACATCGTCGACACCCCCGGTCACGCCGACTTTGGCGGCGAGGTCGAACGCTCCCTGAAGATGGTCGACGGCGTCCTCCTCGTCGTCGATTCGACCGACGGTCCCCAGGCCCAGACGAAGTTCGTGCTGAAGAAGGCCCTCGCCATCGGCGCCCGCCCGATCGTCGTCCTGAACAAGGTCGACCGCGAGAACTCCCGCCCCAACGTCGTCCTCGACATGGTCTTCGAGCTCTTCCTCGAGCTCAACGCCACCGACGAGCAGCTCGACTTCCCCATCGTCTACGCCTCCGGCAAGGTCGGCTTCGCCTCGAAGACCTGGCCCGGCCACCTCACCGAGGAGATCCGCAACGGCGGCATGACCGCCCTCTACGACACCATCGTCGAGAAGATCGCCCCCCCCGTCGCCAACCCCGACAAGCACTTCGAGCTCCTCGTCGCAAACCTCGACTACAGCGAATACGTCGGCCGGATCGCCATCGGCAAGATCTACGGCGGCAGCGTCAAGGTCGGCGACCCGATGGTCTGCCTCCACAAGGACGGCCGCAAGACCAAGGGCAAGGTCACCCAGATCATGTCCCACGCCGGTCTCGCCAAGATCGAAATCCCCGAGGCCTTCGCCGGGAACATCGTCGGCATCGCCGGCATCGACGAGGTCTACATCGGTGAGACCATCACCGACAAGGAAGACCGCACCGCCCTCGAGTTCGTCGACATCGATCCCCCCACGATCAACATGCAGATCCTGGTCAACGACTCGCCCCTGGCCGGCAAGGAAGGCAAGTTCCTCACCGCCCGCCACATCCGCGACCGCCTGATCAAGGAAACCCGGACAAACGTCTCCCTCATCGTGAAGGACACCGACTCCGCCGCCGCCTACCAGGTCAGCGCCCGCGGCGAAATGCAGATCGCCGTCCTCGTGGAGCAGATGCGTCGCGAAGGCTTCGAGCTCATGGTCTCCCGCCCGGAAGTCATCTACCGCAAGGACGAGAAGGGCGACACCCTCGAGCCGATCGAAAACCTCTACGTCGACATCCCCCAGGAAAACCTGGGCGACGTCCTCCAGGCCATCGCCGCCCGCAAGGGCGAGGTGACCGACATGAAGCACGCCACGAAGACCGTCCTCGTCGAGGCCGTCATCCCGACCCGGGGCCTCATCGGCTTCGAGACCGACCTCGTCAATTTGACGCGCGGCACCGGCATCATGAGCCACATCTTCAAGGAATACGGCCCGAAGCGCGGTGAAATCGTCACCCGCCAGAACGGCGTCCTCGTCTCGATGGAAGGCGGCGAGGCCACCGGCTTCGCGATCAACAACATCCAGGAGCGCGGCATCCTCTTCGTCGCCCCCGGCGAGGAATGCTACGAAGGGATGATCGTCGGCGAGAATTCCCGCCCCGACGACATGGCCGTCAATCCGTGCAAGGCGAAGGCCCTCACGAACATGCGCTCCCAGGGCGACGGCAAGGGCATCCAGCTCCAGGCCCCCCGCGTCCTCACCCTCGAACGCTCGCTCGAATACATCGCCGCCGACGAATACGTCGAGGCGACCCCGACGAAGCTCCGCATCCGCAAGAAGATCCTCAACGAGGATCAGCGCCGCCGGACCGCGAAGCAGTCGGCCTCCTAG
- a CDS encoding D-alanyl-D-alanine carboxypeptidase family protein: MPLLLPLFLLLAILLAAPVSEARSQTSASPTLSELKDRVLAKSALLFDASTGKEIFARNPDTPFPPASTTKLMTALLLYEKKGLAGSMKITAADTGVEPSHVPLIAGETVSISDLVHALLISSDNDAAMALARYVAGSSTAFVDLMNQRAIDLGCTRTHFANPNGLPAPNEYVTAHDLLKIFQKVLTIPELRQIMRLKTYTIETESGTHVMKNHNRLLGLYPGMGPAKTGWTLSSRHTYAASASRDGRELQLIILNSKDKWPDAIAIFNYGFANLVPLAPPPSLKPGPE; encoded by the coding sequence ATGCCGCTGCTTCTCCCCCTTTTCCTCCTGCTCGCCATCCTGCTCGCCGCCCCGGTCTCCGAGGCCCGCTCCCAGACTTCGGCCTCCCCCACCCTCTCCGAGCTGAAGGACCGGGTCCTGGCGAAGTCGGCCCTCCTCTTCGACGCCTCGACGGGGAAGGAGATCTTCGCCCGCAATCCCGACACCCCCTTCCCCCCGGCCAGCACCACGAAGCTGATGACCGCCCTCCTCCTCTACGAGAAGAAGGGCCTCGCCGGTTCGATGAAGATCACCGCCGCCGACACCGGCGTCGAGCCGAGCCACGTCCCCCTCATCGCCGGGGAGACCGTCTCCATCAGCGACCTCGTCCATGCCCTCCTGATCTCCTCCGACAACGATGCCGCCATGGCCCTCGCCCGCTACGTCGCCGGCTCCTCCACCGCCTTCGTCGACCTGATGAACCAGCGCGCCATCGACCTCGGCTGCACCCGCACCCACTTCGCCAACCCGAACGGCCTCCCCGCGCCGAACGAGTACGTCACCGCCCACGATCTCCTCAAGATCTTCCAGAAAGTCCTCACCATCCCCGAGCTGCGCCAGATCATGCGGCTGAAGACCTACACCATCGAGACCGAGAGCGGCACCCACGTGATGAAGAACCACAACCGCCTCCTCGGTCTCTACCCCGGCATGGGACCGGCCAAGACCGGCTGGACCCTCTCCTCCCGCCACACCTACGCCGCCTCCGCCTCCCGGGACGGCCGGGAACTCCAGCTCATCATCCTGAACAGCAAGGACAAGTGGCCCGACGCCATCGCCATCTTCAACTACGGCTTCGCCAACCTCGTCCCCCTCGCCCCCCCGCCCTCCCTGAAGCCGGGTCCCGAGTGA
- a CDS encoding tetratricopeptide repeat protein, whose translation MTVLPPDDASSPAPSSALPPAPVPSPAPPPVSARPSSLLNPDEGVEETLYPIRLSAPAEKQATAYALYSEAVSREADAGLPAAIPLYRAALKQDPSYVPLYLKVTLALLTDRRFAEADTLLTQGLAANPDSPSLLASLALTREYEGQPAEALRLAAKAKDLAPAHLLAHRVAFETLRNQKKDAEALRLIRAASAVPVEKIPRAQDWAALARLYTELEASLNSPPPLLVNSIASKNKTSPIREQLADLILPFYEKAFAAGPPTRDLLRQRGEFAIYLDRKEEAYGYLKRASQIDDSSVEIYITLAGLCSDLGKNGEAIDNYEKAYALQPDFPELWKVLAHLYVTPEAPNLKMTDKAIDLLEDVLRRNPTELEAAVALGDLDIETNQLEKAELNLRQALILSLASPKTASPLFHLKLALLLMRENRMEETAALLREAEQRFPQSARIPFLEGIIARNLKQPKEAIDFFAKARIMAKDQEADLLNGEFYCELSIAQEQAGQIAQSEETLRQGLVVEPENPNLLNALAYLWAEQNRNLNDALKYSRRSIELKPGQGEYMDTLGWIEYRLGQYAEAAANLQKAAEITGNDATVLNHLADTLAKLGKADDARKVLQKILSKEPDNAEARKKLGN comes from the coding sequence GTGACCGTCCTCCCTCCCGACGACGCCTCCTCCCCGGCGCCTTCGTCCGCACTCCCTCCTGCCCCCGTCCCGAGTCCGGCCCCTCCTCCGGTTTCCGCCCGCCCCTCCTCCCTCCTCAATCCCGACGAGGGCGTCGAGGAGACCCTCTATCCGATCCGCCTCTCCGCCCCCGCCGAGAAGCAGGCGACCGCCTACGCCCTCTATTCCGAGGCCGTCAGCCGCGAGGCCGACGCGGGCCTCCCGGCCGCGATCCCCCTCTACCGCGCCGCCCTGAAGCAGGACCCCTCCTACGTCCCCCTCTACCTCAAGGTCACCCTCGCCCTCCTCACCGACCGGCGCTTCGCCGAGGCCGACACCCTCCTCACCCAGGGCCTCGCTGCCAACCCCGATTCCCCCTCCCTCCTCGCCTCCCTCGCCCTCACCCGGGAATACGAAGGGCAGCCCGCCGAGGCCCTCCGCCTCGCCGCGAAGGCGAAAGACCTCGCCCCCGCCCACCTCCTGGCCCACCGCGTCGCCTTCGAGACCCTCCGCAACCAGAAGAAGGATGCCGAGGCCCTCCGCCTCATCCGCGCCGCCTCGGCCGTCCCGGTCGAGAAAATCCCCCGCGCCCAGGACTGGGCCGCCCTCGCCCGGCTCTACACCGAGCTCGAGGCCTCGCTCAACTCGCCCCCCCCGCTCCTCGTCAACTCGATCGCCTCGAAGAACAAGACCTCGCCGATCCGGGAACAGCTCGCCGACCTCATCCTCCCCTTCTACGAAAAGGCCTTCGCCGCCGGGCCGCCGACGCGGGACCTGCTCCGCCAGCGCGGGGAATTCGCCATCTACCTCGACCGCAAGGAGGAGGCCTACGGCTACCTGAAGCGGGCCTCCCAGATCGACGACAGCAGCGTCGAGATCTACATCACCCTCGCCGGGCTCTGCTCCGACCTCGGGAAGAACGGCGAGGCGATCGACAACTACGAGAAGGCCTACGCCCTCCAGCCCGATTTCCCCGAGCTCTGGAAAGTCCTCGCCCACCTCTACGTCACGCCCGAGGCCCCGAACCTCAAGATGACCGACAAGGCGATCGACCTCCTCGAGGATGTCCTCCGCCGGAACCCCACCGAGCTCGAAGCCGCCGTCGCCCTCGGCGACCTCGACATCGAGACGAACCAGCTCGAAAAAGCCGAGCTCAACCTCCGCCAGGCCCTCATCCTCTCCCTCGCCTCGCCGAAAACCGCCTCCCCCCTCTTCCACCTGAAACTCGCCCTCCTCCTGATGCGGGAAAACCGGATGGAGGAAACCGCCGCCCTCCTGCGCGAGGCCGAGCAACGCTTCCCCCAGTCGGCCCGCATCCCCTTCCTCGAGGGGATCATCGCCCGGAACCTGAAACAGCCGAAGGAGGCCATCGATTTCTTCGCCAAGGCCCGCATCATGGCCAAGGACCAGGAAGCCGACCTCCTGAACGGGGAATTCTACTGCGAGCTCTCCATCGCCCAGGAACAGGCGGGGCAGATCGCCCAGAGCGAGGAGACGCTCCGCCAGGGCCTCGTCGTCGAGCCGGAGAACCCCAACCTCCTCAACGCCCTCGCCTACCTCTGGGCCGAGCAGAACCGGAACCTCAACGACGCCCTCAAATACAGCCGCCGCTCGATCGAGCTGAAACCGGGCCAGGGCGAATACATGGATACCCTCGGCTGGATCGAATACCGCCTGGGCCAATACGCCGAAGCCGCTGCCAACCTCCAGAAGGCCGCCGAGATCACGGGGAACGACGCCACCGTGCTGAACCATCTGGCCGACACCCTCGCCAAGCTCGGCAAGGCCGACGACGCGAGGAAAGTCCTCCAGAAAATCCTCTCGAAGGAGCCCGACAACGCCGAGGCCCGCAAGAAACTGGGGAACTAA
- a CDS encoding AURKAIP1/COX24 domain-containing protein produces MGSLKKRRKSKINNHKRRKRRRENRHKKRLRYKA; encoded by the coding sequence ATGGGTTCGTTAAAGAAGCGCCGTAAGAGCAAGATCAATAACCACAAGCGCCGCAAGCGGCGGCGTGAGAATCGCCACAAGAAGCGGTTGCGCTACAAGGCCTAG
- the hisG gene encoding ATP phosphoribosyltransferase, with the protein MSKALKTPKSTPKTKTTKSVPAPADDTLRLGLPKGSLEESTFNLFAKAGYSISGSARGYRPYVEGKPFEVRLIRPQEISRYVHQGFLDAGITGKDWIAENESDVQVVCDLNYNKATRLPARWVLAVPENSPFKTVKDLEGKRIATEPINLVKAYLKRHGVTAEVEFSWGATEVKVPELVDAIVDITETGSSIRANNLRIIDTVMESYPQFICSREAWKNKVKRKKIESVALMLNAALAARDKVGIKMNVPTRKLAKLLKALPALRRPTISPLSDKGWVAVETILDERVVRDIIPPLRELGAEGIIEYPLNKVVY; encoded by the coding sequence ATGAGCAAGGCCTTGAAGACTCCGAAATCGACCCCCAAAACGAAAACGACCAAGAGCGTCCCCGCCCCGGCCGATGACACCCTCCGCCTCGGCCTCCCGAAGGGGAGCCTCGAGGAGAGCACCTTCAACCTCTTCGCCAAGGCCGGTTACAGCATCTCCGGCTCGGCCCGCGGCTACCGCCCCTACGTCGAAGGGAAGCCCTTCGAGGTCCGCCTCATCCGCCCCCAGGAGATCAGCCGCTACGTCCACCAGGGCTTCCTCGACGCCGGCATCACCGGCAAGGACTGGATCGCCGAGAACGAGAGCGACGTCCAGGTCGTCTGCGACCTCAACTACAACAAGGCGACCCGCCTCCCCGCCCGCTGGGTCCTCGCCGTGCCGGAGAACTCCCCCTTCAAGACCGTGAAGGACCTCGAGGGGAAGCGGATCGCGACCGAGCCGATCAACCTCGTGAAGGCCTACCTGAAGCGCCACGGCGTCACTGCCGAGGTCGAGTTCTCCTGGGGCGCCACCGAGGTCAAGGTCCCCGAGCTCGTCGACGCCATCGTCGACATCACCGAGACCGGCTCCTCGATCCGGGCGAACAACCTCCGCATCATCGACACGGTGATGGAAAGCTACCCCCAGTTCATCTGCAGCCGCGAGGCGTGGAAGAACAAGGTGAAGCGGAAGAAGATCGAATCGGTCGCCCTCATGCTCAACGCCGCCCTCGCGGCGCGGGACAAGGTCGGCATCAAGATGAACGTCCCGACGCGGAAACTGGCGAAGCTCCTGAAAGCCCTCCCCGCCCTCCGCCGCCCCACCATTTCCCCCCTCTCCGACAAGGGGTGGGTCGCCGTCGAAACCATCCTCGACGAACGGGTCGTCCGCGACATCATCCCCCCTCTCCGGGAGCTCGGAGCCGAGGGAATCATCGAATATCCCCTTAATAAGGTTGTTTATTAA
- a CDS encoding HIT domain-containing protein, which yields MEHLWAPWRKAYVQDAATPRGEIFLRLGQAPEADDEANGIVLRGKGFYAVLNRFPYNTAHTLVVPYRVVSTLEELSEDEQMEGLRLLLRLKAAITAAFHPQGFNIGVNLGAAAGAGIEAHLHWHIVPRWGGDSNFMTSVGDTRVHPNDLAAVWKLLKTELGK from the coding sequence ATGGAACATCTTTGGGCTCCCTGGCGCAAGGCCTATGTGCAGGACGCCGCCACGCCCCGGGGGGAAATCTTCCTCCGCCTCGGCCAGGCCCCGGAAGCCGACGACGAGGCGAACGGCATCGTCCTTCGCGGCAAGGGCTTCTACGCCGTCCTGAACCGCTTCCCCTACAACACGGCCCACACCCTCGTCGTCCCCTACCGCGTCGTCTCGACGCTGGAGGAACTCTCCGAGGACGAGCAGATGGAGGGCCTCCGCCTCCTCCTCCGGCTGAAGGCCGCGATCACCGCCGCCTTCCATCCCCAGGGCTTCAACATCGGGGTGAACCTCGGTGCCGCCGCCGGGGCCGGGATCGAGGCGCACCTCCATTGGCACATCGTCCCGCGCTGGGGCGGCGACTCCAATTTCATGACCTCCGTCGGCGACACCCGCGTCCATCCAAACGACCTCGCCGCGGTCTGGAAGCTCCTGAAGACGGAGCTCGGGAAGTAG